In Streptomyces longhuiensis, the following proteins share a genomic window:
- a CDS encoding DUF4287 domain-containing protein has product MATEVKGPASYFPSIEKKYSRPIAEWKELIRASPLSKHMELVNWLKSEHRLGHGHANALVAHTVAEDAGK; this is encoded by the coding sequence ATGGCCACCGAAGTGAAGGGACCTGCCAGCTACTTCCCCTCCATCGAGAAGAAGTACAGCCGCCCGATCGCCGAATGGAAGGAACTCATCCGCGCCTCCCCCCTCAGCAAGCACATGGAGCTCGTCAACTGGCTCAAGTCCGAGCACCGTTTGGGCCACGGCCACGCCAACGCCCTCGTCGCCCACACCGTCGCCGAGGACGCCGGCAAGTAG
- a CDS encoding protein NO VEIN domain-containing protein has product MAAGRNSIGRGWGAGYVSDPKKRKAIALHAENHAAARYEKDGWTVERLGKPYDQRCTRGTEERHVEVKGTRGAATSVELTINEVLHARDMDNTVDLYVVSDIKGNTRTDPYTASGNKVTLFTDWEPAEEDLSPRKYEYRLPDTTS; this is encoded by the coding sequence TTGGCTGCCGGTCGGAATTCCATCGGGCGGGGGTGGGGCGCTGGCTACGTCTCCGACCCCAAGAAGCGCAAAGCCATCGCACTGCACGCCGAGAACCACGCGGCTGCCCGCTACGAGAAAGACGGCTGGACGGTCGAGAGACTGGGCAAGCCCTACGACCAACGCTGCACCCGCGGCACGGAGGAACGTCATGTCGAAGTCAAAGGCACCAGGGGAGCCGCGACGAGCGTAGAGCTGACGATCAACGAAGTCCTGCACGCCAGAGACATGGACAACACCGTCGACCTCTACGTCGTCAGCGACATCAAAGGCAACACCCGCACCGACCCCTACACCGCCAGCGGCAACAAAGTCACCCTCTTCACCGACTGGGAGCCTGCCGAAGAGGACCTCAGTCCCCGCAAGTACGAATACCGGCTCCCCGACACCACCAGCTGA
- a CDS encoding GNAT family N-acetyltransferase, translating into MASGGERAGLPVGCGALKLHPETRIAEVKRMWASSDVRGLGLGRRILERLAEEAIIRGMQTLRLETNRSLAEARRLYETAGFVEVEAFNSEQYAHHWFERNLTT; encoded by the coding sequence ATTGCTTCTGGTGGCGAACGTGCAGGGCTCCCGGTCGGGTGCGGGGCGCTCAAGCTTCACCCCGAAACAAGGATCGCAGAGGTGAAGAGGATGTGGGCATCCTCGGACGTTCGCGGCCTCGGCCTGGGCCGCCGCATCCTCGAGCGTCTGGCAGAAGAGGCGATCATCCGAGGGATGCAGACGCTCAGGCTGGAGACGAACCGCTCGCTCGCGGAGGCCAGACGCCTTTACGAGACTGCGGGGTTTGTCGAGGTCGAGGCATTCAACTCCGAGCAGTACGCGCACCACTGGTTCGAGCGGAACCTCACAACCTGA